In Miscanthus floridulus cultivar M001 chromosome 5, ASM1932011v1, whole genome shotgun sequence, one genomic interval encodes:
- the LOC136451243 gene encoding uncharacterized mitochondrial protein AtMg00810-like, giving the protein MVCRLNKSLYGLKQAPRAWYSRFAAFLLTLGFVEAKSDTSLFIYHHGAETAYLLLYVDDIVLTASSPSLLSRVIASLQQEFAMKDLGVLHHFLGVTVEPRPTGLLLHQRQYTLDILERAGMTNCKPCSTPVDTQGKLSEAVGTTVADPTAYRSLAGALQYLTFTRPDITYAVQQICLHMHDPREPHLTALKRLLRYLRGTVDYGLLLQRSSSTELVVYTDADWAGCPDTRRSTSGYAVFLGGNLVSWSSKRQPVVSRSSAEAEYRAVANGVAEASWLRQLLAELHSPLSRSTLVYCDNVSAVYLSTNPVQHQRTKHVEIDLHFVRDRVAIGDVRVLHVPTTSQFADIFTKGLPSSTFTEFRSSLNIIGG; this is encoded by the coding sequence ATGGTCTGCCGGCTCAACAAGTCTCTCTACGGCCTCAAGCAGGCCCCCCGGGCGTGGTACTCTCGGTTTGCTGCTTTCCTGCTGACACTGGGGTTTGTGGAGGCCAAGTCGGATACGTCCCTGTTTATCTATCACCATGGAGCTGAGACTGCCTATCTGCTGCTCTACGTTGATGATATTGTCCTCACAGCCTCCAGCCCGTCCTTACTCAGCCGTGTCATCGCCTCTcttcagcaggagtttgctatgaaggatcttggtgtgctccaccacttcctcggGGTCACTGTTGAGCCTCGCCCCACCGGTCTTCTCCTTCACCAGCGGCAGTACACTCTTGATATCCTGGAGCGTGCTGGGATGACTAACTGCAAGCCCTGCTCTACTCCAGTTGACACACAGGGCAAGCTGTCAGAGGCCGTGGGCACCACCGTGGCAGACCCCACTGCTTACCGGAGTCTTGCAGGTGCCCttcagtacctcaccttcacTAGGCCAGACATCACCTATGCAGTACAGCAGATATGCCttcacatgcatgatccccgAGAGCCTCACCTCACTGCGCTCAAGCGCCTCCTCCGTTACCTCCGCGGCACTGTCGACTACGGCTTACTCCTTCAGCGGTCTTCCTCCACCGAGCTCGTCGTCTACACTGACGCCGACTGGGCCGGGTGTCCGGACACTCGGCGCTCTACCTCCGGCTACGCTGTCTTTCTGGGCGGCAACCTGGTGTCCTGGTCGTCCAAGCGCCAGCCGGTGGTCTCCCGATCCAGTGCCGAGGCGGAGTACCGAGCTGTCGCTAACGGCGTGGCTGAGGCCTCCTGGCTCCGACAGCTCCTTGCCGAGCTCCACAGCCCTCTCTCCCGGAGCACGCTGgtctactgcgacaacgtcagtgcggtgtacctctccaccaaccccgtGCAGCACCAACGGACCAAGCATGTGGAGATCGACCTACACTTTGTCCGTGATCGGGTTGCCATCGGCGATGTTCGGGTCCTACACGTCCCGACCACCTCCCAGtttgccgacatcttcaccaagggcctCCCGTCATCGACCTTCACCGAGTTTCGCTCCAGCCTCAACATCATTGGTGGCTAG